Proteins encoded within one genomic window of Streptomyces sp. NBC_01314:
- a CDS encoding protealysin inhibitor emfourin: MRIEVRRTGGFAGIERHAVVDTAGRPDALEWHTLAERALGAGRGSPPPGVPDGFSYEITVDGRTAYCTDPRLAEEQRELIRRVLKEGA; encoded by the coding sequence ATGCGTATCGAAGTGCGGCGCACGGGCGGTTTCGCGGGCATCGAGCGGCACGCGGTGGTGGACACCGCCGGGCGGCCCGATGCCCTGGAATGGCACACCCTGGCCGAGCGCGCGCTCGGCGCCGGCCGGGGCTCACCGCCGCCGGGCGTGCCGGACGGTTTCTCGTACGAGATCACGGTGGACGGGAGGACGGCGTACTGCACGGATCCCCGGCTGGCGGAGGAGCAGCGGGAACTGATCAGAAGGGTGCTCAAGGAGGGGGCGTGA
- the leuA gene encoding 2-isopropylmalate synthase, with protein MANRQQPTSMPIHKYGQYEQVDISDRTWPNNRVTVAPRWLSTDLRDGNQSLIDPMSPERKRRMFDQLVKMGYKEIEVGFPASGQTDFDFVRSIIEEPGAIPDDVTISVLTQAREDLIERTVESLKGARRATVHLYNATAPVFRRVVFRGSKDDIKQIAVDGTRLVMEYAEKHLLGPEAGGTVFGYQYSPEIFTDTELDFALEVCEAVMDVYQPGPGREIILNLPATVERSTPSTHADRFEWMSRNLSRREHVVISVHPHNDRGTAVAAAELALMAGADRVEGCLFGQGERTGNVDLVTLGMNLFSQGVDPQIDFSDIDEIRRTWEYCNQMQVHPRHPYVGDLVYTSFSGSHQDAIKKGFDAMEASAKEQGRTVDDIEWAVPYLPIDPKDVGRSYEAVIRVNSQSGKGGIAYVLKNDHKLDLPRRMQIEFSKLIQAKTDAEGGEVTGGDIWAVFQDEYLPNPENPWGRVQVSNNQSTTDKDGVDTLTVEAEVDGVETTLVGTGNGPISAFFHALQGIGIDARLLDYQEHTMSEGASSQAASYIEVAIEDKVLWGIGIDANTTRASLKAVVSAVNRATR; from the coding sequence ATGGCGAACCGCCAGCAGCCCACGTCCATGCCGATCCACAAGTACGGGCAGTACGAGCAGGTCGACATCTCCGACCGCACGTGGCCGAACAACCGGGTCACCGTCGCCCCCCGCTGGCTCTCCACCGACCTGCGCGACGGCAACCAGTCCCTGATCGACCCGATGTCGCCCGAGCGCAAGCGCCGGATGTTCGACCAACTGGTCAAGATGGGTTACAAGGAGATCGAGGTCGGCTTCCCGGCCTCCGGCCAGACGGACTTCGACTTCGTACGGTCGATCATCGAAGAGCCCGGCGCCATCCCGGACGACGTCACCATCTCCGTACTGACCCAGGCCCGTGAGGACCTGATCGAGCGGACCGTGGAGTCGCTGAAGGGCGCCAGGCGGGCGACCGTGCACCTGTACAACGCCACCGCGCCCGTGTTCCGGCGGGTCGTGTTCCGCGGTTCCAAGGACGACATCAAGCAGATCGCCGTGGACGGCACGCGGCTGGTGATGGAGTACGCGGAGAAGCATCTGCTGGGGCCGGAGGCCGGCGGCACTGTGTTCGGGTACCAGTACAGCCCGGAGATCTTCACCGACACCGAGCTGGACTTCGCGCTGGAGGTCTGCGAGGCGGTGATGGATGTCTACCAGCCCGGTCCGGGCCGCGAGATCATCCTCAATCTGCCCGCCACGGTGGAGCGTTCGACGCCGTCGACGCACGCGGACCGCTTCGAGTGGATGAGCCGCAACCTGTCCCGCCGCGAGCACGTCGTCATCTCCGTCCACCCACACAACGACCGCGGTACGGCCGTCGCGGCGGCCGAGCTGGCGCTGATGGCCGGCGCCGACCGCGTCGAGGGCTGTCTGTTCGGGCAGGGCGAGCGCACCGGCAACGTCGACCTGGTCACCCTGGGCATGAACCTGTTCTCCCAGGGCGTCGACCCGCAGATCGACTTCTCCGACATCGACGAGATCCGTCGTACGTGGGAGTACTGCAACCAGATGCAGGTCCACCCCCGCCACCCGTACGTGGGCGACCTGGTCTACACGTCCTTCTCCGGCTCCCACCAGGACGCCATCAAGAAGGGCTTCGACGCCATGGAGGCGTCCGCGAAGGAGCAGGGCAGGACGGTCGACGACATCGAGTGGGCCGTCCCGTACCTGCCGATCGACCCGAAGGACGTCGGCCGGTCCTACGAGGCCGTCATCCGGGTCAACTCGCAGTCCGGCAAGGGCGGTATCGCCTACGTCCTGAAGAACGACCACAAGCTGGACCTGCCGCGCCGGATGCAGATCGAGTTCTCGAAGCTCATCCAGGCCAAGACGGACGCCGAGGGCGGCGAGGTCACCGGCGGCGACATCTGGGCGGTCTTCCAGGACGAGTACCTGCCGAACCCCGAGAACCCGTGGGGCCGCGTCCAGGTCAGCAACAACCAGTCGACCACCGACAAGGACGGCGTGGACACGCTGACCGTGGAGGCCGAGGTCGACGGCGTGGAGACCACCCTGGTCGGCACCGGCAACGGCCCGATCTCGGCGTTCTTCCACGCGCTGCAGGGAATCGGCATCGACGCGCGGCTGCTCGACTACCAGGAGCACACGATGAGCGAGGGCGCCTCCTCGCAGGCCGCCTCGTACATCGAGGTCGCCATCGAGGACAAGGTTCTGTGGGGCATCGGTATCGACGCGAACACGACGCGTGCGTCGCTGAAGGCGGTCGTCTCCGCCGTCAACCGCGCGACCCGCTGA
- a CDS encoding MmcQ/YjbR family DNA-binding protein, with amino-acid sequence MTPQELRAFCLSFNEAVEDFPFRPEISVFKVLGKMFALSWTDQHPLKVNLKCDPEDAVRLRTEHPGLIIPGYHMNKRHWNTVTLDGGLPDRLAEELIEDSYDLVVAGLPRAERLRLDRA; translated from the coding sequence ATGACACCACAGGAGTTGCGTGCCTTCTGCCTCTCCTTCAACGAGGCCGTCGAGGACTTCCCCTTCCGCCCCGAGATCTCCGTCTTCAAGGTCCTCGGCAAGATGTTCGCCCTGAGCTGGACGGACCAACACCCGCTCAAGGTCAACCTCAAGTGCGACCCCGAGGACGCGGTCCGGCTCCGCACCGAGCACCCGGGCCTGATCATCCCCGGCTATCACATGAACAAGCGCCACTGGAACACGGTGACCCTCGACGGCGGTCTGCCGGACCGGCTGGCCGAGGAGCTGATCGAGGACTCGTACGACCTGGTGGTGGCCGGTCTGCCGCGCGCGGAGCGGCTCCGTCTCGACCGGGCGTGA
- a CDS encoding cytidine deaminase, producing MTDSSALDPEDRKIVTLARSARARNGVPEGAAVRDETGRTYVAGTVALDSLRLSALRTAVAMAVASGAKSLEAAAVVTDADTVSDEDRAAVRDLGGPGTPVLLAGPDGTVRVTVTAG from the coding sequence ATGACCGACAGCAGCGCGCTCGACCCCGAGGACCGCAAGATCGTGACCCTGGCCCGTTCCGCGCGGGCCCGCAACGGAGTGCCCGAGGGGGCGGCCGTACGGGACGAGACGGGGCGGACGTATGTCGCCGGGACGGTGGCCCTCGACTCCCTGCGGCTGAGCGCGCTGCGCACGGCCGTCGCCATGGCGGTGGCCTCCGGCGCGAAGTCCCTGGAGGCGGCGGCCGTGGTGACCGACGCCGACACCGTCTCCGACGAGGACCGGGCCGCCGTACGGGATCTAGGCGGGCCCGGGACTCCGGTGCTGCTGGCGGGACCGGACGGGACGGTACGGGTGACGGTGACGGCGGGCTGA
- a CDS encoding GH1 family beta-glucosidase, producing MATNPIPQFPADFLWGVSTSAHQIEGAAGEREPSVWDAFTAGTGHIKDGSTAAVACDHFHRYPEDVALLRDLGVGAYRFSISWPRVNTPGGLDFYDRLVDELAGAGVRPVPTLFHWDLPSSLEEAGGWLNRDTAERFAEYVAVVAARLGDRVTKWITINEPAEHTLLGHALGTHAPGKQLMFDALPAAHHQLLGHGLAVRALRAAGVTDVGIANSHGPTWAASQEQADVEAAGFYDLLLNRLFAEPVLLGEYPEGIGELMPGTDIGSDLKIISEPLDWYGVNYYAPTRVAAPEGADIEFGGVTIPAELPFTVKQIENVPTTDFGWPVVPEGLTELLTTFRDRYGDRLPPVVITENGCSYEGVDDQQRIAYLDGHVRALHKAAEAGVDVRGYFVWSLLDNFEWAEGYARRFGLVHVDFETLKRTPKASYGWYQEVLRAQNGK from the coding sequence ATGGCGACGAACCCGATACCCCAGTTCCCGGCAGACTTCCTGTGGGGCGTCTCGACCTCCGCGCATCAGATCGAGGGGGCCGCGGGCGAGCGCGAGCCGTCCGTGTGGGACGCCTTCACCGCCGGGACGGGGCACATCAAGGACGGCTCGACGGCGGCGGTGGCCTGCGACCACTTCCACCGCTACCCCGAGGACGTGGCCCTCCTGCGCGACCTGGGCGTGGGAGCGTACCGCTTCTCGATCTCCTGGCCCCGGGTGAACACCCCCGGCGGGCTCGACTTCTACGACCGCCTGGTGGACGAGCTGGCGGGCGCGGGCGTACGCCCCGTCCCGACTCTCTTCCACTGGGATCTGCCGTCGTCGCTGGAGGAAGCGGGCGGCTGGCTGAACCGGGACACCGCCGAGCGGTTCGCCGAGTACGTCGCCGTCGTGGCCGCCCGCCTCGGCGACCGCGTCACCAAGTGGATCACCATCAACGAACCCGCCGAACACACCCTGCTGGGCCACGCCCTCGGCACCCACGCGCCGGGCAAGCAGCTGATGTTCGACGCGCTCCCGGCCGCCCACCACCAGCTGCTGGGCCACGGCCTGGCCGTACGGGCCCTGCGCGCGGCCGGAGTCACCGATGTCGGCATCGCCAACTCGCACGGCCCCACGTGGGCCGCGTCGCAGGAGCAGGCGGACGTCGAGGCGGCCGGCTTCTACGACCTCCTCCTGAACCGCCTGTTCGCGGAGCCGGTCCTGCTCGGCGAGTACCCGGAGGGCATCGGCGAGTTGATGCCGGGAACCGACATCGGTTCCGACCTGAAGATCATCTCGGAGCCGCTCGACTGGTACGGCGTCAACTACTACGCGCCGACCCGGGTGGCCGCCCCCGAGGGCGCGGACATCGAGTTCGGCGGCGTCACGATCCCGGCCGAACTCCCCTTCACCGTCAAGCAGATCGAGAACGTCCCGACCACCGACTTCGGCTGGCCGGTCGTCCCCGAGGGCCTGACCGAACTCCTCACCACCTTCCGCGACCGCTACGGCGACCGTCTGCCCCCCGTCGTCATCACCGAGAACGGCTGCTCCTACGAGGGCGTCGACGACCAGCAGCGCATCGCCTACCTCGACGGCCACGTCCGTGCCCTGCACAAGGCCGCCGAGGCAGGCGTCGACGTGCGTGGCTACTTCGTGTGGTCCCTGCTGGACAACTTCGAGTGGGCGGAGGGGTACGCGCGGCGGTTCGGCCTGGTCCACGTGGACTTCGAAACGCTGAAGCGGACCCCGAAGGCGTCGTACGGCTGGTACCAGGAGGTACTGCGGGCGCAGAACGGGAAGTGA
- a CDS encoding P-II family nitrogen regulator has product MKLITAIVKPYRLDAIKTALQEMGVHGLTVSEASGYGRQRGHTEVYRGAEYQVDLVPKVRIEVVVDDADSDAVIETIVKAAHTGKIGDGKVWALPVETVVRVRTGERGPDAL; this is encoded by the coding sequence ATGAAGCTCATCACCGCGATCGTCAAGCCGTACCGCCTCGACGCGATCAAGACCGCGCTGCAGGAGATGGGCGTGCACGGTCTGACCGTCAGCGAGGCCAGCGGCTACGGCCGGCAGCGCGGCCACACCGAGGTGTACCGGGGCGCCGAGTACCAGGTCGACCTCGTCCCCAAGGTCCGGATCGAGGTCGTCGTCGACGACGCCGACTCGGACGCCGTGATCGAGACGATCGTGAAGGCCGCCCACACCGGGAAGATCGGCGACGGCAAGGTGTGGGCGCTGCCGGTGGAGACGGTCGTACGGGTGCGGACGGGCGAGCGGGGCCCCGACGCGCTCTGA
- the era gene encoding GTPase Era, which translates to MGAMSVRSQSSEPSAEAAHRAGFACFVGRPNAGKSTLTNALVGQKVAITADQPQTTRHTVRGIVHRPEAQLILVDTPGLHKPRTLLGQRLNDIVRTTWAEVDVIGFCLPANEKLGPGDRFIAKELASIKKTPKIAIVTKTDLVESKQLAEQLIAIDQLGKELGFEWAEIVPVSAVADKQVDLLADLLVPLLPEGPALYPEGDLTDEPEQVMIAELIREAALEGVRDELPHSIAVVVEEMLPREDRPADRPLLDIHAFLYIERPSQKGIVIGPKGKRLKEVGIKSRKQIEALLGTPVFLDLHVKVAKDWQRDPRQLRKLGF; encoded by the coding sequence ATGGGCGCCATGAGCGTTCGTAGCCAGTCATCCGAGCCGTCGGCCGAGGCCGCCCACCGTGCCGGCTTCGCCTGCTTCGTGGGCCGCCCCAACGCGGGCAAGTCCACCCTCACGAACGCTCTGGTCGGCCAGAAGGTGGCGATCACGGCGGATCAGCCGCAGACGACGCGGCACACGGTCCGGGGCATCGTGCACCGCCCGGAGGCCCAGCTGATCCTGGTCGACACCCCGGGGCTGCACAAGCCGCGCACGCTGCTGGGCCAGCGCCTGAACGACATCGTGCGCACCACGTGGGCCGAGGTCGACGTGATCGGCTTCTGCCTTCCCGCGAACGAGAAGCTCGGCCCCGGTGACCGTTTCATCGCGAAGGAACTGGCGTCCATCAAGAAGACGCCGAAGATCGCGATCGTCACGAAGACCGACCTCGTCGAGAGCAAGCAGCTCGCCGAACAGCTGATCGCCATCGACCAGCTCGGCAAGGAGCTGGGCTTCGAGTGGGCCGAGATCGTGCCCGTCTCGGCGGTCGCCGACAAGCAGGTGGACCTGCTGGCCGATCTGCTGGTCCCGCTGCTGCCGGAGGGTCCCGCCCTCTACCCCGAGGGCGACCTCACCGACGAGCCCGAGCAGGTCATGATCGCCGAGCTGATCCGCGAGGCGGCCCTGGAGGGGGTCCGCGACGAACTGCCGCACTCCATCGCCGTCGTCGTCGAGGAGATGCTGCCCCGCGAGGACCGCCCCGCCGACCGGCCCCTCCTCGACATCCACGCCTTCCTCTACATCGAGCGCCCCAGCCAGAAGGGCATCGTCATCGGCCCCAAGGGCAAGCGCCTGAAGGAGGTCGGCATCAAGTCCCGCAAGCAGATCGAGGCCCTCCTCGGCACACCCGTCTTCCTCGACCTGCATGTGAAGGTGGCGAAGGACTGGCAGCGGGACCCCCGGCAGCTGCGGAAGCTGGGGTTCTGA
- a CDS encoding oxidoreductase produces MLTYDELTRPERELWDAFPQGRRVDLRTGTPEQDRVAGGGEWGPGRTVRAAVIVALLLGASSPQQGSVACLRLAGARITGRLDLSGAEIGHPLWLEECRLEERVDLFGASTRTVAITNCRVPGIEAATVRVDGLLDLRGSVVEQGAVSPLHRHAVALSLVNAQVSGAVILNGAEITSPTGWAVRGGGLAVEGGLYCRHGFVARGEVRLLGAQLSGGLFMQGARLDRPGPGGVALTLDNAVIQTLNLSGGFTANGTVRLRGTRITDNLTFEGAVLNGSPDGEHAGGPALVAMLTQATDFDLTLAQRPTGTVDLRGAQVSYLHENEHSWPETVELDGFVYGSIKTAEADGGRREAVGDRATVTRRLEWIARSPGYNPQPYEQLASWYRRAGHDDDARRVLLAKQRHRRRTLHPAARVWGHLLDVTVGYGYRPWLAGVWLLALALLGTTAFAAGSPTPVKRGEGAPFEPFVYTLDLLIPIGGLGQRTAWYWTDGTLQWLAYALTALGWILTTAVIAGVTRTLQKN; encoded by the coding sequence ATGCTCACCTACGACGAGTTGACGCGGCCGGAACGCGAGCTGTGGGACGCGTTCCCCCAGGGACGGCGGGTCGACCTGCGGACGGGGACGCCGGAGCAGGACCGGGTCGCCGGGGGTGGGGAGTGGGGGCCGGGGCGGACGGTGCGGGCGGCGGTGATCGTGGCGCTGCTGCTGGGCGCGAGCAGCCCGCAGCAGGGTTCCGTCGCTTGTCTGCGGCTCGCCGGCGCACGCATCACCGGGCGCCTCGATCTGTCCGGGGCGGAGATCGGTCACCCGCTGTGGCTGGAGGAGTGCCGGCTGGAGGAGAGGGTGGACCTCTTCGGAGCGTCGACCCGCACGGTCGCGATCACGAACTGCCGGGTACCCGGCATCGAAGCCGCGACGGTCCGTGTGGACGGGCTCCTCGATCTGCGGGGATCCGTCGTGGAACAGGGTGCCGTCTCGCCGTTGCACCGTCATGCCGTGGCTCTGTCGCTCGTCAACGCCCAGGTGAGCGGGGCCGTGATCCTCAACGGGGCCGAGATCACCTCACCGACCGGATGGGCCGTGCGCGGCGGTGGCCTGGCCGTGGAGGGAGGCCTCTACTGCCGGCACGGATTCGTCGCCCGCGGAGAAGTCCGGCTGCTGGGCGCGCAGTTGTCGGGCGGACTCTTCATGCAGGGCGCGCGGCTGGACCGCCCCGGCCCCGGCGGGGTCGCCCTCACCCTGGACAACGCCGTGATCCAGACGCTCAACCTCTCCGGCGGATTCACCGCGAACGGGACCGTACGGCTGCGCGGCACCCGGATCACGGACAACCTGACCTTCGAGGGCGCGGTCCTGAACGGCTCCCCCGACGGCGAACACGCCGGCGGCCCGGCCCTGGTCGCCATGCTCACGCAGGCCACCGACTTCGACCTCACCCTCGCCCAGCGGCCCACCGGCACCGTCGACCTGCGGGGCGCACAGGTGTCGTACCTCCACGAGAACGAGCACAGTTGGCCGGAGACGGTGGAACTGGACGGCTTCGTCTACGGCTCGATCAAAACGGCGGAGGCGGACGGCGGGCGCCGGGAGGCGGTGGGCGACCGGGCGACGGTGACCCGCCGCCTGGAGTGGATAGCGCGCAGCCCCGGCTACAACCCGCAGCCGTACGAACAGCTGGCGAGCTGGTACCGCAGGGCCGGCCACGACGACGACGCCCGCCGGGTCCTCCTCGCCAAGCAACGCCACCGGCGCCGCACGCTGCACCCCGCGGCCCGCGTCTGGGGCCACCTCCTCGACGTGACCGTCGGCTACGGCTACCGCCCCTGGCTGGCCGGCGTCTGGCTCCTCGCCCTGGCCCTGCTGGGCACGACGGCCTTCGCCGCCGGCTCCCCCACGCCGGTGAAACGGGGGGAGGGTGCCCCCTTCGAGCCGTTCGTCTACACCCTCGACCTGCTCATCCCCATCGGCGGTCTGGGCCAGCGCACCGCCTGGTACTGGACGGACGGCACCCTCCAGTGGCTGGCCTACGCCCTGACGGCCCTCGGCTGGATCCTGACGACGGCCGTCATCGCCGGGGTGACCCGCACGCTGCAGAAGAACTAG
- a CDS encoding TerB family tellurite resistance protein: MLPGRDPIGDAAALARVGCTSRATGLSRVMGTRIAWTGVGDGEFFCPGCGGDRNYQRLTGRRRFTFLGVPVLPRGETGPVVECAACRHHYATDVLDHPTTVRFSAMLRDAVHTVALAVLAAGGTCSRTSLTVAASAVRRAGFDDCTEDQLGALVEALAADTGRVFGEPCGPGLAIELHEALDPLAPHLAPTGREAILLQGARIALADGPYTTAERDALATVGAALTICSDDVTRLLATARTPS; this comes from the coding sequence GTGCTGCCAGGACGGGACCCGATCGGTGATGCCGCCGCGCTCGCCCGCGTCGGGTGCACCAGCCGTGCCACCGGCCTGTCACGGGTGATGGGCACCCGGATCGCGTGGACGGGCGTCGGTGACGGCGAGTTCTTCTGTCCGGGCTGCGGAGGCGACCGCAACTACCAACGCCTCACCGGCCGCCGCCGCTTCACCTTCCTCGGCGTCCCCGTCCTGCCACGTGGCGAGACGGGCCCCGTGGTGGAGTGCGCGGCCTGCCGCCACCACTACGCCACGGACGTCCTCGACCACCCGACCACCGTCCGCTTCTCCGCGATGCTCCGTGACGCCGTCCACACGGTGGCCCTGGCCGTCCTCGCGGCCGGCGGCACGTGCTCCCGAACGTCGCTGACCGTCGCCGCCTCCGCGGTCCGCCGCGCCGGGTTCGACGACTGCACCGAGGACCAACTCGGCGCCCTGGTCGAGGCCCTGGCCGCCGACACGGGCCGCGTCTTCGGCGAACCCTGCGGCCCCGGCCTCGCCATAGAGCTTCACGAGGCCCTGGACCCCCTGGCACCTCACCTCGCCCCGACCGGCCGCGAGGCGATCCTCCTCCAGGGCGCCCGGATCGCCCTGGCGGACGGCCCGTACACCACGGCGGAGCGGGACGCGCTGGCCACGGTCGGCGCGGCCCTGACGATCTGCTCGGACGACGTGACCCGACTGCTGGCGACGGCGCGGACGCCGTCGTAG
- a CDS encoding M4 family metallopeptidase, which produces MTTNGGHEPVFCTVVPPHVLDKLSRAEDPSLANAARKTLERDAFERTHRRLTTVIGAPTITTPAGAETGTPHRTVHDARHGTDLPGRKVRGEGDEPGKDATVNRAYAGLGATYELFWKSFERDSIDGNGLPLDATVHYDRDYNNAFWNGEQMVFGDGDGEIFLDFTIPIDVIGHELSHGVTQYTANLTYFGQPGALNESMSDVFGALIKQYTLGQTAAEADWLIGAGLLAPRVTGTALRSMKAPGTAYDDDVLGKDPQPATMDGYVRTGRDNGGVHINSGIPNHAFYLAATALGGYAWERAGRIWYDVLTGGELSKQALFVDFATLTVKAAKDRYGQGDELTAVLKAWEQVGVRTL; this is translated from the coding sequence ATGACGACCAACGGGGGCCACGAGCCCGTCTTCTGCACCGTCGTACCACCCCACGTCCTCGACAAGCTCTCCCGCGCCGAGGACCCCTCGCTCGCGAACGCCGCGCGCAAGACCCTGGAGCGCGACGCCTTCGAGCGCACCCACCGCCGCCTGACCACGGTCATCGGCGCCCCGACCATCACCACGCCCGCCGGGGCCGAGACGGGCACACCGCACCGCACGGTTCACGACGCCCGCCACGGCACGGACCTGCCCGGCAGGAAGGTACGCGGCGAGGGCGACGAGCCCGGCAAGGACGCCACGGTCAACCGCGCGTACGCGGGCCTGGGTGCCACCTACGAGTTGTTCTGGAAGTCCTTCGAGCGCGACTCGATCGACGGCAACGGGCTGCCGCTGGACGCGACCGTGCACTACGACCGCGACTACAACAACGCCTTCTGGAACGGCGAGCAGATGGTGTTCGGCGACGGCGACGGCGAGATCTTCCTCGACTTCACCATCCCGATCGACGTCATCGGCCACGAGCTGAGCCACGGCGTCACCCAGTACACGGCGAACCTGACGTACTTCGGCCAGCCGGGCGCGCTCAACGAGTCGATGTCGGACGTCTTCGGCGCCCTCATCAAGCAGTACACGCTGGGCCAGACCGCCGCCGAGGCGGACTGGCTGATCGGCGCGGGCCTGCTCGCCCCGCGTGTCACGGGCACCGCCCTGCGCTCGATGAAGGCCCCGGGCACGGCGTACGACGACGACGTCCTCGGCAAGGACCCGCAGCCGGCGACCATGGACGGCTACGTCCGCACCGGCCGCGACAACGGCGGCGTCCACATCAACTCCGGCATCCCCAACCACGCGTTCTACCTCGCGGCCACGGCCCTCGGCGGTTATGCCTGGGAACGGGCCGGCCGGATCTGGTACGACGTCCTCACCGGCGGCGAGCTGAGCAAGCAGGCCCTCTTCGTCGACTTCGCCACGCTCACGGTGAAGGCCGCGAAGGACCGCTACGGCCAGGGCGACGAGCTGACGGCGGTGCTGAAGGCCTGGGAACAGGTCGGCGTACGGACGCTGTAG
- a CDS encoding protein-arginine deiminase domain-containing protein gives MLAVSGTLLAAPSLAAPVAFAAGPPPTDLRVDTNRDGQVDITGTTDTAGENGWTVARGALMLPNIDDDSRRCPATGPKGKPLTDTQLAACNDASDSKVNGTADVADLARVRSVPMRSVPAGAQGSVKVTAGAKQTRVFVKRGKKWEPVTAKTRLSRAELRAGVEFGVEARDVIRDAAKWDGTARVRLTVKSSAGTSADSVTLRVAPLLTHHHLQNAQQLLVTKISGGNYGKLNRAFREGLDKAARDAGITKPTVNFTKYGDIWAQDFVEPAYVSMTGTDGRRQSMRVMLRSAQLDRESGRELFEKMRGPNIGAVQVTGARESEEWTLNSMGNLETIPPYAQGDRSFPAGRIIMGQRPDTGSKPAKVMRTFLKSQGLQDPLFLDTSWLHVGHVDEFVQFLPADTPRGWKIAIADPEAGLKLLRDAKAAGHGSTSMFSLPNVPWESISEALASKHLVSDNNLATRRIEANLAVLKRETGVTDAEIVRVPALYTQGREMVGESQSGGDEKIRLPRLTRLGAGAELPEVARDYGQQRRLDDTTTDDGSKPRESQGAASPAAPAPPVMTSAYVPGAVNGIVLSRTHYLAPRQWGPVIGGEDIFTEAVTAAYTGAGMKVSYLDDWETYHLGMGEIHCGTNTLRNTSAAWWTR, from the coding sequence GTGCTCGCCGTGTCCGGCACCCTGCTCGCGGCCCCCTCCCTCGCCGCCCCCGTCGCGTTCGCCGCCGGGCCGCCCCCGACCGATCTGCGGGTGGACACGAACCGGGACGGACAGGTCGACATCACGGGCACGACGGACACGGCCGGCGAGAACGGCTGGACCGTGGCCCGGGGCGCGCTGATGCTGCCCAACATCGACGACGACAGCCGCCGTTGCCCGGCCACGGGCCCGAAGGGCAAGCCCCTCACGGACACCCAACTGGCCGCCTGCAACGACGCCTCCGACTCCAAGGTGAACGGCACCGCCGACGTCGCCGACCTCGCCCGCGTGCGGTCCGTGCCGATGCGGAGCGTGCCGGCCGGGGCGCAGGGCAGCGTGAAGGTCACGGCGGGCGCGAAGCAGACCCGTGTGTTCGTGAAGCGGGGCAAGAAGTGGGAGCCGGTCACGGCCAAGACCCGGCTGTCACGGGCCGAGTTGCGCGCGGGCGTGGAGTTCGGCGTCGAGGCCCGGGACGTGATCCGGGACGCCGCGAAGTGGGACGGGACGGCCCGCGTCCGACTGACCGTGAAGTCCTCCGCGGGCACCTCCGCCGACTCGGTCACCCTGCGCGTCGCCCCGCTCCTCACCCACCACCACCTGCAGAACGCCCAGCAGTTGCTGGTCACCAAGATCTCCGGCGGAAACTACGGCAAGCTCAACCGCGCCTTCCGCGAGGGCCTGGACAAGGCCGCCCGGGACGCCGGCATCACCAAGCCGACGGTGAACTTCACCAAGTACGGGGACATCTGGGCGCAGGACTTCGTCGAACCCGCGTACGTCAGCATGACCGGCACGGACGGCCGCCGGCAGTCCATGCGGGTGATGCTGCGCTCCGCCCAGCTGGACCGGGAGTCGGGCCGGGAGCTGTTCGAGAAGATGCGCGGCCCGAACATCGGTGCCGTGCAGGTGACCGGCGCCCGGGAATCGGAGGAGTGGACGCTCAACTCCATGGGCAACCTGGAGACGATTCCGCCGTACGCGCAGGGCGACCGCTCGTTCCCTGCGGGCCGGATCATCATGGGCCAGCGCCCGGACACCGGCTCCAAGCCGGCCAAGGTGATGCGGACGTTCCTGAAGTCGCAGGGGCTGCAGGACCCGCTGTTCCTGGACACCTCCTGGCTGCACGTCGGCCACGTCGACGAGTTCGTGCAGTTCCTGCCCGCCGACACGCCGCGCGGCTGGAAGATCGCGATCGCCGACCCCGAGGCGGGGCTCAAGCTCCTGCGTGACGCGAAGGCCGCCGGCCACGGCTCGACGTCGATGTTCTCCCTCCCGAACGTCCCCTGGGAGAGCATCTCCGAGGCCCTCGCCTCCAAGCACCTGGTCTCCGACAACAACCTCGCCACCCGCCGGATCGAGGCCAACCTCGCGGTGCTCAAGCGCGAGACGGGCGTCACGGACGCCGAGATCGTCCGCGTCCCGGCGCTCTACACCCAGGGCAGGGAGATGGTGGGCGAGTCACAGTCGGGCGGCGACGAGAAGATCCGCCTCCCCCGACTGACCCGCCTCGGCGCCGGCGCCGAACTCCCGGAGGTGGCACGGGACTACGGCCAGCAGCGGCGGCTGGACGACACGACGACGGACGACGGATCGAAGCCCAGGGAGAGCCAGGGGGCCGCCTCCCCGGCGGCACCCGCTCCCCCGGTCATGACCAGCGCGTACGTCCCCGGAGCCGTCAACGGCATCGTCCTCAGCCGCACTCACTACCTCGCGCCGCGCCAGTGGGGTCCCGTCATCGGCGGCGAGGACATCTTCACCGAGGCCGTCACGGCCGCGTACACCGGCGCCGGCATGAAGGTCTCGTACCTCGACGACTGGGAGACGTACCACCTCGGCATGGGCGAGATCCACTGCGGCACCAACACCCTGAGGAACACGTCGGCGGCCTGGTGGACGCGCTGA